The following are encoded together in the Streptomyces rapamycinicus NRRL 5491 genome:
- a CDS encoding AAA family ATPase, producing MTTYDERASLSDLTTTADRIRRSVEGVIEGKPEVVRLSLTVLLAEGHLLIEDVPGVGKTMLAKALARSIDCSVRRIQFTPDLLPSDITGVSIFDQQRKEFEFKPGAIFAQIVIGDEINRASPKTQSALLESMEERQVTIDGESYELPNPFMVVATQNPVEMEGTYPLPEAQRDRFMARVSIGYPSPQAELQMLDVHGGVSPLDDLQPVAHAHEIVKLIEAVRSVHVAEAVRRYAVDLVTATRNHPDLRLGASPRATLHLLRAAKASAALAGRDFALPDDVQTLAVAVLAHRLLPTAQAQLNRRTSEQVVADIVQRTPVPTSAQRGAGGMPPMPPMPPADFGRQQPGARRL from the coding sequence GTGACGACCTATGACGAGCGAGCGAGCCTCAGCGATCTGACCACCACAGCGGATCGGATCCGCAGGTCGGTGGAGGGTGTGATCGAGGGCAAGCCCGAGGTCGTACGGCTTTCGCTGACCGTGCTGCTCGCCGAGGGGCATCTGCTGATCGAGGACGTCCCGGGCGTGGGCAAGACGATGCTGGCCAAGGCGCTCGCCCGGTCCATCGACTGCTCCGTGCGGCGGATCCAGTTCACCCCGGACCTGCTGCCGTCCGACATCACCGGCGTGAGCATCTTCGACCAGCAGCGCAAGGAGTTCGAGTTCAAACCGGGCGCCATCTTCGCCCAGATCGTGATCGGCGACGAGATCAACCGCGCCTCGCCCAAGACCCAGTCGGCGCTGCTGGAGTCGATGGAGGAGCGCCAGGTCACCATCGACGGCGAAAGCTATGAGCTGCCCAACCCCTTCATGGTGGTGGCCACGCAGAACCCGGTCGAGATGGAGGGCACCTATCCGCTGCCCGAGGCGCAGCGCGACCGCTTCATGGCCCGTGTCTCCATCGGGTACCCGAGCCCGCAGGCCGAGCTCCAGATGCTGGACGTCCACGGCGGGGTGTCCCCGCTGGACGACCTGCAGCCCGTGGCGCACGCCCATGAGATCGTCAAGCTGATCGAGGCGGTGCGCTCGGTGCACGTCGCCGAGGCCGTCCGGCGTTACGCGGTGGACCTGGTGACCGCCACCCGCAACCACCCCGACCTGCGGCTGGGCGCCTCGCCGCGCGCCACGCTGCATCTGCTGCGGGCCGCCAAGGCGTCGGCCGCGCTGGCCGGGCGGGACTTCGCGCTGCCGGACGATGTGCAGACCCTCGCCGTCGCGGTGCTGGCCCACCGGCTGCTGCCCACCGCGCAGGCCCAGCTGAACCGCCGCACCTCCGAGCAGGTCGTCGCGGACATCGTGCAGCGCACCCCGGTGCCCACCTCCGCCCAGCGCGGCGCGGGCGGGATGCCACCCATGCCGCCCATGCCCCCGGCCGACTTCGGGCGGCAGCAGCCGGGCGCGCGGAGGCTGTGA